One region of Mucilaginibacter gotjawali genomic DNA includes:
- a CDS encoding sigma-70 family RNA polymerase sigma factor: MRQLKITQSITNRESQSLDKYLSEIAKVDLITAQEEVILAQKIREGDQAALERLTKTNLRFVVSVAKQYQNQGLTLGDLINEGNLGLIKAAKRFDETKGFKFISYAVWWIRQSILSAVADQSRIVRLPLNQVGSLSKIRKSSSKLEQQFERVPTPEELAEDLETTVEKISDSLANAGRHLSFDAPFVVGEENTLLDVMQSTDAGTDSMLIIDSLSQEIKRSLGILAERERQVIVLFFGLGSSTAHSLEEIGEKFSLTRERVRQIKDKALMRLRQNSKSRLLQSYL, encoded by the coding sequence ATGAGACAACTTAAAATAACCCAGTCAATAACAAACCGCGAATCACAATCGCTGGATAAATATTTAAGCGAAATCGCTAAAGTTGACCTGATCACCGCGCAGGAAGAAGTGATACTGGCACAAAAAATACGCGAAGGCGACCAGGCCGCATTGGAACGCCTGACAAAAACTAACCTTCGTTTTGTGGTGTCGGTTGCAAAGCAATACCAAAACCAGGGATTAACCCTTGGAGACCTGATCAATGAGGGAAACCTTGGCCTGATAAAAGCTGCAAAGCGTTTTGACGAAACAAAAGGTTTTAAATTTATTTCGTACGCGGTATGGTGGATCCGTCAATCTATTTTGTCTGCAGTAGCAGACCAGAGCAGGATTGTTCGTTTGCCGCTTAACCAGGTGGGCTCTTTAAGCAAGATCCGCAAATCATCTTCAAAATTGGAACAACAATTTGAAAGGGTACCTACACCTGAAGAATTGGCCGAGGATCTGGAGACAACCGTTGAAAAGATATCCGACTCTTTAGCCAATGCAGGCCGTCATTTATCATTTGACGCCCCCTTTGTAGTTGGAGAAGAAAACACCCTGCTGGATGTGATGCAAAGTACAGATGCAGGCACGGACAGTATGCTGATCATCGACTCACTATCCCAGGAGATCAAACGCTCGCTTGGAATATTAGCTGAACGCGAACGCCAGGTGATCGTATTGTTTTTTGGACTTGGTAGCAGCACGGCTCATTCCCTTGAGGAAATCGGCGAAAAATTTAGCCTTACCCGCGAACGTGTACGCCAGATAAAAGATAAAGCGTTGATGCGTTTGAGACAAAATTCTAAATCGAGGTTATTACAATCGTATTTATAA
- a CDS encoding SGNH/GDSL hydrolase family protein gives MENNTKRRQFIKQAGLAAIATMVTAEGFPADLTKPQNNGKTVTVLFQGDSITDGGRSFNQDWNHVLGQGYAYLVSSMLWYQYIGHNMMFYNRGISGNTVLDLQARWQQDTIDIKPDILSIMVGVNDVYGVIHNKNPRTAEQFRADLQALLKQTKQALPETKIVICEPFILPLGQVADAPERWQNEIAPRQAIVKELAAQFDTAFIPLQRLFLSACNKAPADYWIWDGIHPMPAGHQLIADEWIKTVKKEFKFPV, from the coding sequence TTGGAAAACAATACAAAAAGAAGGCAATTTATTAAACAAGCCGGCTTAGCGGCTATTGCCACAATGGTTACGGCAGAAGGCTTTCCGGCAGATTTAACAAAGCCGCAAAATAATGGTAAAACAGTAACGGTTTTATTCCAGGGCGATAGCATAACAGACGGCGGACGGTCATTCAACCAGGACTGGAATCATGTTTTAGGTCAGGGCTATGCTTACCTGGTTTCAAGTATGCTTTGGTATCAATATATTGGCCATAACATGATGTTTTATAACCGTGGTATAAGCGGCAATACGGTTTTAGATCTGCAGGCAAGGTGGCAGCAGGATACAATTGATATAAAGCCGGATATCCTGAGTATTATGGTAGGGGTTAATGACGTTTACGGGGTGATACATAATAAGAACCCAAGGACGGCCGAACAGTTCAGGGCAGACTTGCAAGCCTTGTTAAAGCAAACAAAGCAGGCACTTCCGGAAACAAAAATTGTAATATGCGAGCCTTTTATTTTGCCGTTGGGGCAGGTAGCAGATGCCCCCGAACGCTGGCAGAATGAAATTGCGCCGCGCCAGGCAATAGTTAAAGAGCTGGCTGCACAGTTTGATACTGCCTTTATCCCGCTGCAACGGCTATTTTTATCGGCTTGCAATAAAGCCCCGGCTGATTACTGGATTTGGGATGGCATCCATCCCATGCCTGCAGGACACCAGCTCATAGCGGATGAATGGATTAAAACGGTGAAAAAAGAATTTAAATTCCCTGTTTAA
- a CDS encoding glycosyltransferase family 4 protein encodes MKVALIQEWLTVIGGSENVFKEIASLFPEADIYTLVARDETIKSLGLGRHKVTTSFIQNLPFAKTKYRNYLPLFPLAIEQFDLSSYDLIISSSHAVAKGVLTHSGQVHVCYCHSPMRYAWDLYHQYIREAGLDTGLKGFFVKLVLHRIRQWDIASTNRVDHFISNSNYIGKRIKKIYNRESTTIYPNVAVEDFEICLAREDFYLTCSRLVPYKKIDLIVKAFNGMPDKKLIVIGDGPDFKKIKNLAADNIVMMGYQPFDVLKRHLSTAKAFVFAAEEDFGILPVEAQACGTPVIAYGKGGVTETVIENKTGVYFSEQTAASIIDAVNRFENNITLFSPVEIAQHASLFSSQHFRNQLINYLRGILPQNLIS; translated from the coding sequence ATGAAGGTTGCACTTATCCAGGAATGGCTCACCGTAATTGGTGGCTCGGAAAACGTTTTTAAAGAAATTGCATCATTATTTCCGGAAGCTGATATTTATACACTTGTTGCCCGCGATGAGACGATTAAAAGTTTAGGCCTCGGGCGGCATAAGGTCACCACATCGTTTATTCAAAATTTACCATTTGCAAAAACAAAGTACCGGAATTATCTGCCTCTTTTCCCCTTGGCGATCGAGCAATTTGATCTTTCATCATATGACCTTATTATATCGTCCTCACATGCTGTTGCAAAGGGGGTTTTAACGCATTCAGGCCAGGTGCATGTATGTTACTGCCATTCGCCGATGAGGTATGCCTGGGATCTCTACCACCAGTATATCCGGGAGGCCGGGCTTGACACAGGGCTTAAAGGTTTCTTTGTTAAATTAGTATTGCACCGAATAAGGCAATGGGATATCGCCAGCACCAACAGGGTTGATCACTTTATTTCAAATTCAAATTATATCGGCAAACGAATTAAAAAAATTTATAACCGCGAAAGTACTACCATATACCCGAATGTCGCTGTTGAGGATTTTGAAATTTGTTTAGCGCGTGAAGACTTTTATTTAACATGCTCGCGCCTTGTACCCTATAAAAAGATCGATTTGATTGTAAAAGCCTTCAACGGCATGCCCGATAAAAAACTAATTGTTATCGGCGATGGGCCTGACTTTAAAAAAATAAAAAATCTGGCCGCCGATAATATTGTTATGATGGGGTATCAGCCTTTTGACGTATTAAAACGTCATCTGTCAACAGCAAAAGCTTTTGTTTTTGCCGCCGAAGAAGATTTTGGCATTTTGCCTGTAGAGGCGCAAGCTTGCGGCACCCCGGTAATTGCCTATGGCAAAGGCGGCGTTACAGAAACTGTAATAGAAAATAAGACAGGTGTTTATTTTAGTGAACAGACCGCTGCATCAATAATCGATGCAGTAAACCGCTTTGAAAATAATATAACTCTTTTCAGCCCAGTCGAAATTGCCCAACACGCGTCCCTGTTCTCATCTCAACATTTTAGAAATCAGCTCATTAATTATTTGCGTGGCATTTTACCCCAAAATTTAATTTCCTAA
- a CDS encoding alpha-L-fucosidase, protein MKNRLTALLFLLSSAAALAQPAPKPYGVLPSTRQLRWQETEMYCIVHFSMATFTDKEWGYGDEPNQTFNPAHFSAMQILGAAKAGGLNGIVVVAKHHDGFCLWPTKTTGHNVSKSPYKNGHGDILREYELATQKLGMKMGVYCSPWDRNNPIYGTPEYVTNIYREQLKELYSNYGPLFMSWHDGANGGDGYYGGTREVRKIDKSTYYGWNDTWSITRKMQPGACLFGDVGPDVRWVGNEEGHAGETCWATFTPHAEEGDVPSNGNVKAWESVDGTRGGKYWIPAECDVPLRPGWFYHQSQDGKSKTPYQLVDLYYKSVGRGACLDLGLSPDKTGRLTTEDVDKLKQFGQIIKKTFAVNLAHGATFIADNVRGHNLAKYGPEKLMDNDRYSYWATDDAVTNPQLTINLHTPKTFNVIRLRENIKLGQRIDSVGVEAWLAHKWTKIAGVTSIGACRLIRLPQTITSSKIRLRINAPVCTALSDFGLFKEPVHLTAPEIMRDKTGSISIVTEAPVESIHYTLDGSEPTIKSAVYLKPILLKEGGLLKAAGFDGPSARSEVAVKQFGLSKQNWKVLSISPSSGNAQSAIDEDPYTTWNTTEKEMPQEISILLGEERLIKAFTYLPRQDQKFDGIADRYTFSTSTDGVTWSPVAEGEFSNIKSNPIEQTVVLKQPVKASYFKFTIKHVVSGNGVSVAEVGVIER, encoded by the coding sequence ATGAAAAACAGATTAACAGCACTTTTATTTTTGTTAAGCAGTGCGGCTGCATTAGCGCAACCCGCGCCAAAACCATATGGCGTATTGCCTTCAACCCGGCAGTTGCGCTGGCAGGAAACGGAGATGTATTGTATAGTACATTTTAGCATGGCGACTTTTACGGATAAGGAATGGGGCTACGGCGATGAGCCTAACCAAACTTTTAACCCCGCCCATTTCAGCGCGATGCAAATACTGGGTGCAGCAAAAGCCGGCGGGTTAAATGGCATTGTTGTAGTAGCCAAGCACCATGATGGGTTTTGCCTTTGGCCTACAAAAACTACCGGCCATAATGTGAGCAAAAGCCCGTACAAAAACGGGCATGGGGACATTTTAAGGGAGTATGAACTGGCCACCCAAAAATTAGGAATGAAAATGGGCGTGTATTGTTCGCCATGGGACAGGAACAACCCGATTTATGGTACACCAGAATATGTGACTAATATTTACCGCGAACAATTAAAAGAACTTTACAGCAATTACGGGCCGCTGTTTATGTCGTGGCACGATGGGGCCAATGGAGGAGACGGGTATTACGGAGGCACACGCGAAGTACGGAAGATAGATAAATCAACCTATTACGGCTGGAACGATACCTGGTCGATAACCCGTAAAATGCAGCCTGGCGCTTGCCTTTTTGGAGATGTGGGCCCTGACGTTCGCTGGGTGGGAAATGAAGAGGGCCATGCCGGCGAAACCTGCTGGGCTACATTTACCCCACATGCCGAGGAGGGGGATGTCCCTTCAAACGGCAACGTAAAAGCATGGGAAAGCGTTGACGGTACCCGCGGCGGTAAATATTGGATCCCGGCTGAATGTGATGTGCCGTTAAGACCGGGATGGTTTTACCACCAGTCGCAGGACGGCAAATCAAAAACGCCGTATCAATTGGTTGATCTTTACTATAAAAGTGTCGGTCGTGGCGCCTGCCTTGATCTTGGGCTGTCGCCTGATAAAACCGGGCGGCTCACCACTGAGGATGTTGACAAGCTGAAACAGTTTGGGCAGATCATCAAAAAGACTTTTGCCGTAAACCTGGCACATGGTGCGACCTTTATTGCTGACAATGTAAGGGGCCATAATTTGGCAAAATACGGGCCCGAAAAGTTGATGGATAATGATCGTTATTCGTACTGGGCCACTGATGATGCAGTTACCAATCCGCAACTTACCATCAACCTGCACACGCCGAAGACTTTCAATGTGATCCGCCTGCGTGAGAATATCAAACTTGGCCAGCGGATTGATTCGGTTGGGGTGGAGGCCTGGCTGGCCCACAAGTGGACAAAAATAGCCGGGGTTACCTCCATTGGTGCCTGCCGGTTGATCCGCTTACCGCAAACCATTACCTCGTCAAAAATCAGGTTACGCATAAATGCGCCCGTTTGTACCGCGTTAAGCGACTTCGGATTGTTTAAGGAGCCTGTGCATTTAACCGCGCCTGAAATTATGAGGGATAAGACCGGCAGTATCTCCATCGTTACCGAAGCACCGGTTGAAAGCATCCATTATACGCTGGACGGCAGTGAACCAACAATTAAATCAGCCGTTTATTTAAAACCCATTCTTTTAAAAGAGGGTGGTTTGCTAAAGGCGGCGGGATTTGACGGCCCTTCGGCACGCAGTGAAGTAGCTGTTAAACAGTTCGGCCTGTCCAAACAGAATTGGAAAGTACTTTCAATAAGCCCATCATCCGGAAATGCGCAATCAGCTATTGATGAAGATCCATACACAACATGGAATACCACAGAAAAGGAAATGCCGCAGGAGATCAGCATATTATTAGGTGAAGAGCGATTGATAAAAGCGTTTACCTATCTGCCAAGGCAGGATCAGAAGTTTGATGGTATTGCTGATCGTTACACTTTCAGTACCAGCACCGATGGGGTAACGTGGTCGCCGGTTGCGGAAGGTGAGTTTTCCAATATCAAATCAAACCCGATTGAACAAACGGTTGTGCTCAAACAGCCGGTGAAGGCAAGCTATTTTAAATTTACGATAAAGCATGTGGTTAGCGGTAATGGAGTATCTGTTGCCGAAGTGGGTGTAATAGAACGATAA
- a CDS encoding sugar transferase: protein MSVRYSKHLPSFVFFCDWLLLNIALYISYLVVHNTYSPISVSRVFVLLFNVAWVLVSIASKNYTVRRPLVLKDNINRFLSTLIYHLLLVFAVIYFFEIYDISKSGIVMGYSLFSLFIVVQRCILFFMLDYYRKRGYNHRQILIIGDEGIAARLMDSLKRHSEYGYDLVDFISEDQLSTIPQDALSSKILSSKPDEIVICYKMMDEALLQHLIRLGDDNFIKIKVVSGLLLNDNHAELVNYDNLPVLLIKPNSEVSNKILLLKRCFDVTFSVAVMTIGSPIFLILLLITKTTSKGPAFYRQERIGRNGKPFYIYKFRSMRIDAEKFGPQLSRDNDPRITKWGNVMRKTRLDELPQFWNVIKGEMSVVGPRPERQHFIEKIVEKTPNYKKLLRLKPGITSIGQVHYGYAENIDQMCTRMRYDLLYLQNINLNSDLDIIYKTVKVMIKRKGK, encoded by the coding sequence ATGTCTGTACGCTACTCTAAACACCTCCCTTCTTTTGTTTTTTTTTGTGACTGGTTGCTGCTGAATATAGCCTTATATATCTCATACCTAGTGGTTCACAACACGTATTCACCTATCAGTGTTTCGCGCGTTTTTGTTTTACTTTTTAACGTTGCCTGGGTCTTGGTATCCATCGCATCCAAAAATTATACCGTCAGGCGGCCATTAGTGCTAAAGGATAACATTAACCGGTTCCTGTCAACACTGATCTATCATTTATTGCTTGTATTCGCAGTAATTTACTTCTTCGAGATCTATGACATTTCAAAATCGGGCATTGTTATGGGCTATTCACTGTTCTCGTTATTTATTGTTGTCCAGCGGTGTATCCTCTTCTTTATGCTCGATTATTATCGTAAAAGAGGCTATAATCACCGCCAGATCCTGATTATTGGAGATGAAGGCATAGCCGCCCGTTTGATGGATTCATTGAAACGACACAGCGAATACGGGTATGACCTGGTTGATTTTATATCAGAAGATCAATTAAGTACTATTCCGCAAGACGCCCTGAGCAGCAAAATCCTTAGTAGCAAGCCTGATGAAATAGTTATTTGCTACAAAATGATGGACGAAGCATTATTGCAGCACCTTATCCGGCTGGGCGACGATAATTTTATCAAGATAAAAGTAGTGTCGGGATTGTTATTGAATGACAATCACGCTGAGCTGGTTAACTACGATAACCTGCCGGTATTACTTATTAAACCAAATTCGGAGGTAAGCAATAAGATCCTTCTTTTAAAACGCTGTTTTGATGTAACTTTTTCAGTTGCGGTTATGACGATTGGTTCGCCTATTTTTTTGATCCTCCTGTTAATAACTAAAACAACATCAAAAGGGCCCGCATTTTACCGGCAGGAAAGAATAGGAAGAAATGGCAAGCCATTTTACATTTATAAATTCAGAAGCATGCGCATCGACGCAGAAAAATTCGGACCGCAGCTTTCGCGCGACAACGACCCAAGAATAACCAAATGGGGAAATGTAATGCGTAAAACCAGGCTGGATGAACTGCCCCAATTCTGGAACGTTATAAAAGGTGAAATGTCGGTAGTGGGCCCCCGCCCTGAACGCCAGCATTTTATTGAAAAAATTGTCGAAAAAACACCCAACTATAAAAAATTACTGCGCTTAAAACCCGGAATCACCTCCATAGGCCAGGTACATTATGGATATGCCGAAAATATTGATCAAATGTGTACGCGCATGCGGTACGATCTGTTGTATCTGCAAAACATTAATCTAAATTCCGACCTGGATATTATTTATAAAACGGTTAAAGTAATGATCAAGCGTAAGGGAAAGTAA
- a CDS encoding XdhC family protein: MKEIKAIISAYDKIDKAKTGAALATVVRVEGSSYRRTGARMLVTDDGVWVGGISGGCLEGDALKRARLAIAKSESSLITYDTTEDDAYQIGVGLGCNGIIDVLFTPLQYQDKNNPVEVLKTCVAANRQTNILVTITNLEGFWPNVRTGNVIRYKTVQSLAVFADAAIEQQLEEHINAQIESGKSRHVGIRKAGGEKLAVFIEILLPEIRLVLMGHQYDIYPLARLTKEVGWQVTMVSNPLKINTRLVDTVDAIFSYDQLSDIRIDQYTAIVLMAHDYKTDKANLPKVLQTAAFYIGMLGPRVRSEKIFNELATEGQSISGEYMARIYAPAGLDIGALSPEEIALSIIAEIKTVFSKRGGTFLKFRHSPIHERS, encoded by the coding sequence ATGAAAGAGATCAAAGCCATAATTAGTGCTTACGATAAAATAGATAAAGCCAAAACAGGTGCGGCCCTGGCAACGGTTGTGAGGGTAGAAGGATCATCCTATCGCCGTACCGGCGCAAGGATGCTGGTTACCGACGACGGTGTTTGGGTTGGCGGGATCAGTGGTGGCTGCCTGGAGGGTGATGCATTGAAGCGTGCACGCCTGGCTATCGCCAAATCCGAGTCTTCCTTAATAACTTACGATACTACCGAGGATGATGCCTACCAGATTGGCGTTGGACTGGGTTGCAACGGGATTATTGATGTTTTGTTTACCCCGCTGCAATATCAGGATAAAAACAACCCGGTGGAGGTTTTAAAAACCTGCGTGGCTGCTAACAGGCAAACCAACATATTGGTCACCATTACCAACCTTGAGGGTTTTTGGCCGAATGTTCGGACCGGCAACGTGATCCGGTATAAAACGGTTCAAAGCCTGGCTGTATTTGCTGATGCTGCGATCGAACAACAGTTAGAGGAACATATAAACGCCCAAATTGAAAGCGGAAAATCAAGGCATGTCGGCATCAGGAAAGCGGGTGGCGAAAAATTAGCGGTATTTATTGAAATTTTGCTGCCCGAAATCAGGCTGGTTTTAATGGGCCATCAATATGACATCTACCCGCTGGCCAGGCTCACAAAGGAGGTAGGCTGGCAGGTAACCATGGTTTCAAACCCGCTGAAGATAAATACCAGATTAGTGGATACTGTGGATGCTATTTTTAGCTACGATCAGTTAAGCGATATCCGGATTGACCAGTACACTGCCATCGTGCTGATGGCGCATGATTATAAAACCGATAAGGCAAATTTGCCAAAAGTGTTGCAGACGGCGGCTTTTTATATCGGGATGCTTGGCCCAAGGGTGCGCTCAGAAAAGATATTTAATGAGCTGGCCACAGAAGGCCAATCTATATCCGGCGAATACATGGCACGTATTTATGCGCCGGCCGGCCTGGATATTGGCGCATTAAGCCCCGAAGAGATTGCTTTATCCATCATTGCCGAGATAAAAACTGTTTTTTCAAAAAGAGGGGGTACCTTTTTAAAATTTAGACATTCACCTATCCACGAAAGAAGCTAA
- a CDS encoding glycosyltransferase family 4 protein, translated as MIYHSGIGKYLRMLLPFIIKEYDVTLLGNPEQLAQFTPPAKVIAFNAPIYSIGEQIQLPKLVSHADIFWSPHYNVPLLGIKCEKKVVTIHDVYHLAFYKDLSLKQKLYAKVVINNAVKTSDAIITVSDFSKSEIIKYTACNPGKIAVIYNGVEQSVTNVNPGTVREKYQLPAKYILFVGNVKPHKNLKTLLKAFLLLNERFKSIYKIVIAGKKDGFITGDRDLIDWVNANDELRDRVVFTGYIDNDDMNGIYLNASLFVFPTVYEGFGLPPLEAMLNSCPVIASNASCIPEVCGQAALYFDPMNEYDLKNAIEKVLTDKATMDEMVNEGLERIKLFDWKNAADSHIRLFNQIIEN; from the coding sequence ATGATATATCATTCAGGCATTGGGAAATATCTGCGGATGTTGCTGCCGTTTATCATCAAAGAATATGATGTAACCTTGCTTGGGAATCCGGAGCAACTGGCTCAATTTACGCCTCCGGCAAAAGTGATCGCCTTCAACGCTCCAATTTACTCTATAGGTGAACAAATTCAGCTCCCCAAATTAGTATCACATGCTGATATATTTTGGTCGCCTCATTACAATGTCCCGCTACTGGGTATTAAATGTGAAAAAAAAGTAGTCACCATACACGACGTTTATCACCTGGCTTTTTATAAAGACCTTTCATTAAAACAAAAACTGTATGCCAAAGTTGTAATCAATAACGCCGTAAAAACAAGTGATGCGATTATTACCGTGTCTGATTTTTCAAAAAGTGAAATAATAAAATATACCGCGTGCAATCCCGGAAAAATAGCGGTGATCTATAATGGGGTGGAACAAAGCGTAACTAATGTAAATCCCGGCACGGTCCGTGAAAAATATCAACTACCGGCAAAATATATCTTATTCGTTGGTAATGTTAAACCTCACAAAAACCTGAAAACATTATTAAAGGCTTTTCTGTTATTAAACGAGCGATTTAAATCGATTTATAAAATTGTTATTGCAGGAAAAAAAGATGGCTTTATAACAGGTGATCGCGATCTGATAGACTGGGTAAACGCGAATGATGAATTACGGGATCGGGTAGTTTTTACCGGTTATATCGATAATGACGATATGAATGGTATATATTTAAACGCTTCCTTATTTGTATTCCCCACTGTTTATGAAGGCTTCGGGCTACCGCCTTTGGAGGCTATGCTAAATAGCTGCCCGGTAATAGCGTCAAATGCATCCTGCATCCCCGAGGTTTGCGGGCAGGCTGCATTGTACTTCGATCCGATGAATGAGTATGATTTAAAAAATGCAATCGAAAAAGTATTAACTGATAAAGCCACAATGGATGAAATGGTAAATGAAGGTTTGGAGAGAATAAAATTATTTGATTGGAAAAATGCGGCAGACAGCCACATCAGGCTTTTTAACCAAATAATTGAGAATTAA
- a CDS encoding family 20 glycosylhydrolase — MCKRFFLLSFIIVIATINLSRAQNLPLIPMPAHLVRGTGTFDISPQTTIIIPHGYFSGEADQLNQILIKGLGRRLKVINSRASHSIQLVNDASMTAPEAYGLEITPSKVTISAGSPAGIFHAIETIRQLLPAEIESGKTYKHLSIPALKINDAPAYAWRGMHLDVSRHFFGISYLKKLIDVMALYKMNKLHLHLTDDQGWRIEIKKYPKLTGEGAWRSFDINDSVCMKREKDNPDFKIDGSHIIHRDGKILYGGFYTQQQMKALVAYAASRHIDIIPEIDMPGHMMAAINAYPFLTCNEVNKKNDFSEPICPCNEKTFEFAENIFTEIMAIFPSEYIHIGGDEVERSQWAKSPACKALMEREGIKDLPALQSYFINRMEKFFNSKGRKLIGWDEIIEGGISPTAKIMYWRTWVPDAPVKAVKNGNQVIMAPGEPLYFDNQPDQYSVYKVYHFNPVPKGLTATEAGLIIGGQACTWSETIPSEKRADYMIMPRMTALAENLWTNQPGEYDSYTQRLTLQYKRLDALKVHYRLPDLPGMITENVFTDADTLSVKKPLDAMRIFYTTDNTLPTNSSTELKGALVISKSQTIKLAAFTPNGLRGDIYTLNYKKEKYAEAVTASATKPGLVCSYYKAFFKSSQLITGKPDSTFTSNSITVPESVKAPSFGLQYRGYIDIPADGIYSFYLTCDDGGILKIAGGETVNNDGLHSAIEKNGQVALRKGLQPFALDFIEGGGGFTLKLKYSINGSAPQEIPSSWFKN; from the coding sequence ATGTGTAAACGTTTTTTTCTGTTGTCCTTTATTATTGTTATTGCTACAATAAATCTTTCAAGGGCCCAAAACTTGCCCCTTATTCCGATGCCGGCACATTTGGTTAGGGGAACTGGAACTTTTGATATCAGCCCGCAAACAACTATAATTATCCCGCATGGTTATTTTAGCGGCGAAGCTGATCAGCTTAACCAAATTTTGATAAAAGGTTTGGGTAGAAGACTGAAGGTTATAAACTCACGGGCATCGCATTCTATTCAACTGGTAAATGATGCATCTATGACTGCCCCAGAAGCCTATGGCCTTGAAATTACTCCTTCAAAGGTCACCATTTCAGCCGGATCGCCTGCCGGCATATTCCACGCAATCGAAACCATCAGGCAATTATTGCCGGCAGAAATTGAAAGCGGAAAAACCTATAAGCATCTTTCAATACCTGCTTTAAAGATCAACGATGCCCCGGCATATGCCTGGCGGGGGATGCACCTGGATGTTTCGCGGCATTTTTTTGGCATCAGTTATCTTAAAAAGTTGATTGACGTAATGGCGCTGTATAAAATGAATAAACTGCACCTGCATTTAACTGACGACCAGGGCTGGCGCATCGAAATTAAAAAATACCCGAAGCTTACCGGGGAAGGCGCATGGCGCTCGTTCGACATAAACGATTCAGTTTGCATGAAACGGGAGAAAGACAACCCTGATTTTAAGATAGATGGTTCACATATTATCCATCGTGACGGGAAAATACTTTACGGCGGATTTTATACCCAGCAGCAAATGAAGGCCCTGGTGGCTTATGCCGCTTCCAGGCACATTGATATTATCCCCGAGATTGACATGCCGGGCCATATGATGGCCGCGATCAACGCTTATCCATTTTTAACCTGTAACGAAGTAAATAAAAAGAACGATTTTAGCGAACCGATCTGCCCCTGCAACGAAAAGACTTTTGAATTTGCTGAAAATATTTTCACCGAGATTATGGCTATTTTTCCGTCGGAATATATCCATATCGGGGGCGATGAGGTGGAAAGGTCTCAATGGGCAAAATCTCCGGCTTGCAAAGCATTGATGGAGCGTGAAGGTATAAAGGACCTGCCGGCGCTGCAAAGCTACTTTATCAACCGGATGGAAAAATTCTTCAACTCAAAAGGTCGTAAATTGATTGGCTGGGACGAGATTATTGAAGGCGGCATAAGCCCGACCGCGAAAATTATGTACTGGCGCACCTGGGTACCTGATGCACCGGTTAAAGCAGTAAAAAATGGCAACCAGGTAATTATGGCGCCAGGTGAGCCGCTGTATTTTGATAATCAGCCCGACCAATATTCGGTATATAAAGTATATCACTTTAATCCTGTTCCCAAAGGCCTGACGGCAACTGAGGCTGGATTAATTATTGGCGGACAAGCCTGCACCTGGTCGGAAACCATACCGTCGGAGAAGCGGGCTGATTATATGATTATGCCCCGCATGACTGCGCTTGCCGAAAATTTATGGACAAACCAGCCAGGCGAGTACGATTCATACACGCAAAGGCTAACCCTTCAATATAAACGACTGGATGCCTTAAAAGTACATTACCGGTTGCCAGATCTTCCGGGCATGATTACCGAAAATGTATTTACCGATGCAGATACCTTGTCGGTTAAGAAACCACTTGATGCAATGCGGATTTTTTATACAACCGATAATACATTGCCGACTAATTCATCAACAGAATTGAAAGGTGCTTTGGTGATTAGTAAATCACAAACTATAAAGCTTGCTGCATTTACGCCCAACGGCTTGCGCGGGGATATTTATACACTCAACTATAAAAAGGAAAAATATGCCGAAGCTGTTACAGCCTCAGCAACAAAGCCGGGATTGGTTTGCAGCTATTACAAAGCATTTTTTAAAAGCAGCCAATTAATTACCGGTAAACCCGACAGCACATTTACCAGCAACAGTATTACTGTTCCGGAAAGCGTAAAAGCGCCGTCGTTCGGGTTACAGTACCGGGGATATATTGACATACCGGCTGATGGCATTTATAGTTTTTATTTAACTTGCGATGACGGCGGCATTTTGAAAATAGCCGGCGGCGAAACCGTGAATAACGATGGCCTGCACTCCGCTATTGAAAAGAACGGGCAGGTTGCCCTGCGCAAAGGTTTACAGCCCTTCGCGCTTGATTTTATTGAGGGCGGGGGCGGCTTCACCTTAAAATTAAAATACAGTATAAACGGGTCGGCCCCGCAGGAGATCCCATCCTCTTGGTTCAAAAATTAA